The proteins below come from a single Magallana gigas chromosome 10, xbMagGiga1.1, whole genome shotgun sequence genomic window:
- the LOC105339660 gene encoding ATP-dependent translocase ABCB1 isoform X1 — MEQQNTTLTAKDIQMDEKIPIQNGEHVHQNGESGKQNGVSENGVPAEPKKGQATVTINPEVKVRTVNKDKQKEKVQQIGFFTLFRYGSLFDKIILAVGILCAMGTGCATPINFFVYGDLANYFILYDIAKGTNFSDTNLTTLVNREELLKSLDILDIAKEHALYFCLIAIGAFTLGFTSIFCFTVSAERQIRVIRKLFFRSIMRQDMEWFDTHESSELSTRFSEDMHLIYDGMGDKIATFFQWTTTFVISFVIAFISGWKLALATVAFCPLIILIGGTLTRWVRNLSGEESQAYASAGSVAEEVFSAIRTVTAFNGQEKECKRYNANLMHAKNNAAKKGVVLGLTVSAFWFLIFSALSVAFYYGVKLMQDPDEDFDPGDTLTVFLGVMIGSMSLGHAFPTLEIIANARGAATKVFSIIEQKSKINYEQEGGRKLEKMEGNIKFRGVHFRYPARPNIPILQGIDLDVQKGQTVALVGSSGCGKSTIIQLLQRFYDPEEGQVSVDDVDVKEMNLTWLRQQIGVVSQEPVLFGTTIAENIRYGRIDVTQGEIEQAAKEANAHTFIKELPQGYETLVGDRGAQLSGGQKQRIAIARALVRNPKILLLDEATSALDNESEAVVQKALERAEVGRTTIVVAHRLTTVRNADVIFSMADGRVHERGSHRELMDRKGLYYTLVNLQSQTNEETEEASFSLDKTPSPQVKDSFLAWVSSTQGKLAEELEHELFEDEEADENAALMHKVKGHHATPIARQMSAMSSHSNDVIDGKAETDEEEAEADIPLAPLSKIMKMNSPEWLYITVGSICSVIVGAIQPAFAFLMAEFLKVFSMTKEEQDRVSLILVGIIMGIAVFNALLRLVLGICFVKAGSDLTLRMRKLAFKSIVWQDISFFDNHENRVGALTTRLASDAALVQGATGTKIGQVLESLAVLTTALIVAFIYSWNLTLVILAFMPLMIGVGVVQSRLVAGFAKGDKKAMEEAGKICTEAIDNVRTVVSLTREKTFVDEYSNHVDSIYRSGIKRAALYGVVFAVSQCFMYFAYAASFTYGAYLVTQGLGFQDVFRVFGAIIFGGMHVGRTGSSAPDFTKGRRAASRLFSLIERKPAIDAKTEDGQKLKSFTGAVEFKDVRFSYPSRPDVEVLGGLSLSVSPGETLALVGTSGCGKSTTVQMIERFYDPSGGSVIADGVDIKSLNLTWLRSHIGIVSQEPTLFDTSIAENIAYGDNSREVLMDEIISAARNANIHNFIESLPHGYETNVGEKGTQLSGGQKQRIAIARALVTNPRVLLLDEATSALDTESERIVQDALDNARQGRTCVVIAHRLSTIQNADRIAIIHKGHVVELGTHSELLAKKGVYWKLSQHNVKKS, encoded by the exons atggaGCAACAAAATACGACACTAACAGCTAAGGACATCCAGATGGACGAGAAGATTCCGATTCAAAACGGAGAGCACGTCCACCAAAACGGAGAAAGCGGGAAACAAAATGGAGTCTCGGAAAACGGAGTGCCTGCGGAACCCAAGAAAGGCCAGGCCACGGTTACAATAAACCCGGAGGTCAAAGTGAGGACGGTGAATAAAGACAAGCAGAAGGAGAAAGTTCAACAAATCGGGTTCTTTACTCTG TTCCGATATGGGAGTCTGTTTGATAAGATTATTTTGGCCGTGGGGATATTGTGCGCCATGGGGACGGGGTGTGCCACGCCCATCAACTTCTTTGTGTACGGAGATCTGGCCAATTACTTCATTCTGTACGACATCGCCAAGGGAACGAACTTCAG TGACACCAACTTGACCACGCTAGTGAACCGTGAAGAGCTACTGAAGAGTCTTGATATCTTAGACATTGCAAAGGAGCATGCCCTGTACTTCTGTCTGATCGCGATTGGAGCCTTCACGCTCGGTTTCACCAGCATCTTCTGTTTCACTGTGTCCGCAGAAAGACAGATCCGGGTCATCCGGAAGCTTTTCTTTCGCTCCATCATGCGCCAGGACATGGAGTGGTTTGATACACACGAAAGCAGTGAATTAAGCACACGGTTTTCAGA AGACATGCATTTGATATATGACGGCATGGGAGACAAGATAGCCACATTTTTCCAGTGGACGACCACATTTGTGATCTCTTTTGTCATCGCGTTCATCTCTGGGTGGAAGTTAGCATTGGCTACTGTCGCATTCTGTCCCCTCATCATTTTAATCGGTGGGACATTGACCAGG TGGGTGCGTAATTTGTCGGGAGAGGAGTCGCAGGCCTACGCCAGTGCGGGGTCGGTAGCGGAGGAAGTGTTCTCAGCCATCAGAACGGTAACCGCCTTCAATGGGCAGGAGAAGGAGTGTAAACG GTATAATGCCAACCTGATGCACGCCAAAAATAATGCGGCCAAAAAGGGCGTGGTGCTAGGACTGACAGTCAGTGCCTTCTGGTTCTTGATCTTTTCTGCACTCAGTGTGGCGTTTTACTATGGAGTCAAACTCATGCAAGACCCTGATGAGGATTTCGACCCAGGGGACACCCTCACT GTGTTCTTGGGGGTGATGATTGGTTCCATGTCTCTGGGTCACGCCTTCCCCACCCTGGAAATCATCGCTAATGCTCGCGGGGCGGCCACCAAAGTATTCTCCATCATCGAACAGAAATCCAAGATAAACTATGAGCAGGAAGGGGGCAGGAAGCTAGAGAAGATGGAGGGGAACATCAAGTTCCGAGGAGTCCATTTCCGTTATCCCGCTCGACCCAACATCCCT ATTCTACAAGGCATCGATTTGGATGTACAGAAGGGACAAACGGTGGCATTAGTTGGATCATCAGGCTGCGGTAAAAGTACCATTATCCAACTGTTACAGAGATTCTACGATCCCGAGGAAGGGCAG GTGAGTGTGGATGACGTTGACGTCAAGGAGATGAACTTGACCTGGCTGCGCCAGCAGATTGGTGTGGTCAGCCAGGAACCTGTTCTGTTCGGTACCACCATCGCCGAGAACATCCGCTATGGACGAATTGATGTAACGCAGGGGGAGATAGAACAGGCTGCTAAGGAGGCCAATGCCCACACATTTATAAAGGAACTCCCACAG GGCTATGAGACTTTGGTGGGGGACAGGGGAGCCCAGCTGAGTGGGGGACAGAAGCAGAGAATCGCCATCGCGCGGGCCCTGGTCAGAAACCCCAAGATCTTACTGCTGGATGAGGCAACCTCAGCACTGGATAATGAAAGCGAGGCGGTGGTGCAGAAAGCCTTGGAAAGG GCAGAAGTTGGGAGGACCACCATTGTGGTGGCCCATAGACTGACGACGGTTAGAAACGCGGACGTAATATTCAGCATGGCGGACGGTCGGGTCCATGAGAGGGGCAGTCACAGAGAACTAATGGACAGGAAGGGACTCTACTACACCCTGGTCAACTTACAG TCCCAAACTAATGAAGAAACAGAGGAAg CTTCATTTTCATTGGATAAAACTCCCTCACCTCAAGTCAAAGACTCGTTCTTGGCCTGGGTGAGCTCAACTCAGGGTAAGT TGGCTGAAGAGTTGGAACATGAACTGTTTGAGGATGAAGAGGCGGATGAAAATGCTGCCCTCATGCATAAGGTCAAAGGTCATCATGCCACGCCCATTGCTAGGCAGATGTCTGCCATGAGCAGCCATAGTAATGATGTCATTGACGGCAAAGCAGAAACTGACGAA GAAGAGGCCGAGGCTGACATTCCCCTGGCCCCCCTCAGTAAGATCATGAAGATGAACTCACCCGAGTGGCTGTACATAACAGTGGGCAGTATCTGTTCCGTGATCGTCGGCGCAATACAACCCGCCTTTGCCTTCCTGATGGCTGAATTCTTGAAG GTGTTTTCCATGACCAAAGAGGAGCAGGACCGAGTGTCACTAATCTTAGTGGGCATCATCATGGGAATCGCTGTCTTCAATGCATTACTTCGACTCGTGCTG GGTATTTGCTTTGTAAAAGCTGGTTCAGATTTAACATTGAGGATGAGGAAACTAGCTTTCAAGTCAATCGTTTGGCAG GATATTAGTTTCTTTGACAACCACGAGAATCGAGTGGGGGCTCTGACAACAAGACTGGCCAGTGATGCGGCTCTTGTACAAGGG GCCACAGGTACAAAGATAGGACAGGTGCTCGAGTCCCTGGCGGTGCTGACCACTGCCCTCATTGTGGCGTTCATCTACAGCTGGAACCTGACCCTCGTCATACTTGCATTTATGCCCCTCATGATTGGTGTGGGTGTCGTCCAGTCTAGACTGGTGGCAGGGTTTGCCAAGGGGGACAAGAAAGCAATGGAAGAGGCGGGAAAG ATCTGCACAGAGGCTATAGATAACGTCAGGACTGTGGTATCCCTAACCAGGGAGAAGACTTTTGTTGACGAGTATTCCAACCATGTTGACAGTATTTACAG GTCTGGGATCAAGAGAGCTGCCCTGTATGGTGTTGTATTTGCTGTGTCTCAGTGCTTCATGTATTTCGCCTACGCTGCCTCGTTTACTTATGGTGCCTACTTAGTTACTCAGGGACTTGGATTCCAGGATGTGTTCAG AGTGTTTGGTGCAATCATATTCGGTGGAATGCATGTTGGACGCACAGGGTCCAGTGCGCCAGACTTCACAAAAGGAAGACGAGCAGCTAGTAGACTGTTCTCCCTCATAGAGAGGAAACCAGCCATTGATGCCAAGACAGAGGATGGTCAGAAACTG AAGTCCTTCACAGGAGCGGTAGAGTTCAAGGACGTTCGCTTCTCTTACCCCTCCCGACCGGACGTTGAGGTCCTAGGGGGCCTCAGTCTCTCTGTGAGCCCGGGGGAAACACTGGCCCTGGTGGGAACCAGTGGTTGTGGTAAAAGTACCACTGTTCAGATGATAGAGCGGTTCTACGACCCAAGTGGAGGCTCGGTG ATTGCTGATGGTGTTGACATAAAATCGCTCAACCTGACCTGGTTAAGATCTCACATTGGCATTGTGTCACAGGAACCCACCCTGTTTGACACCAGTATTGCAGAGAACATAGCATACGGGGATAACTCCCGAGAGGTTCTGATGGACGAAATAATTAGCGCAGCACGGAACGCTAACATTCATAACTTCATTGAGAGTTTACCTCAT GGATATGAGACAAATGTTGGAGAAAAAGGCACACAACTCTCTGGAGGACAGAAGCAGAGGATAGCGATCGCACGAGCACTGGTCACGAATCCCAGAGTTTTGCTGCTGGACGAAGCCACATCAGCCTTAGATACAGAAAGTGAAAGG ATTGTTCAGGATGCTTTGGACAACGCCCGACAGGGTCGTACGTGTGTGGTGATAGCTCACCGACTGTCCACCATTCAGAATGCCGATAGAATAGCCATCATACACAAGGGCCACGTAGTAGAACTAGGGACTCACTCGGAACTGTTGGCAAAGAAAGGCGTCTACTGGAAGTTATCTCAGCATAACGTCAAAAAGAGCTGA
- the LOC105339660 gene encoding ATP-dependent translocase ABCB1 isoform X2 — protein sequence MEQQNTTLTAKDIQMDEKIPIQNGEHVHQNGESGKQNGVSENGVPAEPKKGQATVTINPEVKVRTVNKDKQKEKVQQIGFFTLFRYGSLFDKIILAVGILCAMGTGCATPINFFVYGDLANYFILYDIAKGTNFSDTNLTTLVNREELLKSLDILDIAKEHALYFCLIAIGAFTLGFTSIFCFTVSAERQIRVIRKLFFRSIMRQDMEWFDTHESSELSTRFSEDMHLIYDGMGDKIATFFQWTTTFVISFVIAFISGWKLALATVAFCPLIILIGGTLTRWVRNLSGEESQAYASAGSVAEEVFSAIRTVTAFNGQEKECKRYNANLMHAKNNAAKKGVVLGLTVSAFWFLIFSALSVAFYYGVKLMQDPDEDFDPGDTLTVFLGVMIGSMSLGHAFPTLEIIANARGAATKVFSIIEQKSKINYEQEGGRKLEKMEGNIKFRGVHFRYPARPNIPILQGIDLDVQKGQTVALVGSSGCGKSTIIQLLQRFYDPEEGQVSVDDVDVKEMNLTWLRQQIGVVSQEPVLFGTTIAENIRYGRIDVTQGEIEQAAKEANAHTFIKELPQGYETLVGDRGAQLSGGQKQRIAIARALVRNPKILLLDEATSALDNESEAVVQKALERAEVGRTTIVVAHRLTTVRNADVIFSMADGRVHERGSHRELMDRKGLYYTLVNLQSQTNEETEEASFSLDKTPSPQVKDSFLAWVSSTQVAEELEHELFEDEEADENAALMHKVKGHHATPIARQMSAMSSHSNDVIDGKAETDEEEAEADIPLAPLSKIMKMNSPEWLYITVGSICSVIVGAIQPAFAFLMAEFLKVFSMTKEEQDRVSLILVGIIMGIAVFNALLRLVLGICFVKAGSDLTLRMRKLAFKSIVWQDISFFDNHENRVGALTTRLASDAALVQGATGTKIGQVLESLAVLTTALIVAFIYSWNLTLVILAFMPLMIGVGVVQSRLVAGFAKGDKKAMEEAGKICTEAIDNVRTVVSLTREKTFVDEYSNHVDSIYRSGIKRAALYGVVFAVSQCFMYFAYAASFTYGAYLVTQGLGFQDVFRVFGAIIFGGMHVGRTGSSAPDFTKGRRAASRLFSLIERKPAIDAKTEDGQKLKSFTGAVEFKDVRFSYPSRPDVEVLGGLSLSVSPGETLALVGTSGCGKSTTVQMIERFYDPSGGSVIADGVDIKSLNLTWLRSHIGIVSQEPTLFDTSIAENIAYGDNSREVLMDEIISAARNANIHNFIESLPHGYETNVGEKGTQLSGGQKQRIAIARALVTNPRVLLLDEATSALDTESERIVQDALDNARQGRTCVVIAHRLSTIQNADRIAIIHKGHVVELGTHSELLAKKGVYWKLSQHNVKKS from the exons atggaGCAACAAAATACGACACTAACAGCTAAGGACATCCAGATGGACGAGAAGATTCCGATTCAAAACGGAGAGCACGTCCACCAAAACGGAGAAAGCGGGAAACAAAATGGAGTCTCGGAAAACGGAGTGCCTGCGGAACCCAAGAAAGGCCAGGCCACGGTTACAATAAACCCGGAGGTCAAAGTGAGGACGGTGAATAAAGACAAGCAGAAGGAGAAAGTTCAACAAATCGGGTTCTTTACTCTG TTCCGATATGGGAGTCTGTTTGATAAGATTATTTTGGCCGTGGGGATATTGTGCGCCATGGGGACGGGGTGTGCCACGCCCATCAACTTCTTTGTGTACGGAGATCTGGCCAATTACTTCATTCTGTACGACATCGCCAAGGGAACGAACTTCAG TGACACCAACTTGACCACGCTAGTGAACCGTGAAGAGCTACTGAAGAGTCTTGATATCTTAGACATTGCAAAGGAGCATGCCCTGTACTTCTGTCTGATCGCGATTGGAGCCTTCACGCTCGGTTTCACCAGCATCTTCTGTTTCACTGTGTCCGCAGAAAGACAGATCCGGGTCATCCGGAAGCTTTTCTTTCGCTCCATCATGCGCCAGGACATGGAGTGGTTTGATACACACGAAAGCAGTGAATTAAGCACACGGTTTTCAGA AGACATGCATTTGATATATGACGGCATGGGAGACAAGATAGCCACATTTTTCCAGTGGACGACCACATTTGTGATCTCTTTTGTCATCGCGTTCATCTCTGGGTGGAAGTTAGCATTGGCTACTGTCGCATTCTGTCCCCTCATCATTTTAATCGGTGGGACATTGACCAGG TGGGTGCGTAATTTGTCGGGAGAGGAGTCGCAGGCCTACGCCAGTGCGGGGTCGGTAGCGGAGGAAGTGTTCTCAGCCATCAGAACGGTAACCGCCTTCAATGGGCAGGAGAAGGAGTGTAAACG GTATAATGCCAACCTGATGCACGCCAAAAATAATGCGGCCAAAAAGGGCGTGGTGCTAGGACTGACAGTCAGTGCCTTCTGGTTCTTGATCTTTTCTGCACTCAGTGTGGCGTTTTACTATGGAGTCAAACTCATGCAAGACCCTGATGAGGATTTCGACCCAGGGGACACCCTCACT GTGTTCTTGGGGGTGATGATTGGTTCCATGTCTCTGGGTCACGCCTTCCCCACCCTGGAAATCATCGCTAATGCTCGCGGGGCGGCCACCAAAGTATTCTCCATCATCGAACAGAAATCCAAGATAAACTATGAGCAGGAAGGGGGCAGGAAGCTAGAGAAGATGGAGGGGAACATCAAGTTCCGAGGAGTCCATTTCCGTTATCCCGCTCGACCCAACATCCCT ATTCTACAAGGCATCGATTTGGATGTACAGAAGGGACAAACGGTGGCATTAGTTGGATCATCAGGCTGCGGTAAAAGTACCATTATCCAACTGTTACAGAGATTCTACGATCCCGAGGAAGGGCAG GTGAGTGTGGATGACGTTGACGTCAAGGAGATGAACTTGACCTGGCTGCGCCAGCAGATTGGTGTGGTCAGCCAGGAACCTGTTCTGTTCGGTACCACCATCGCCGAGAACATCCGCTATGGACGAATTGATGTAACGCAGGGGGAGATAGAACAGGCTGCTAAGGAGGCCAATGCCCACACATTTATAAAGGAACTCCCACAG GGCTATGAGACTTTGGTGGGGGACAGGGGAGCCCAGCTGAGTGGGGGACAGAAGCAGAGAATCGCCATCGCGCGGGCCCTGGTCAGAAACCCCAAGATCTTACTGCTGGATGAGGCAACCTCAGCACTGGATAATGAAAGCGAGGCGGTGGTGCAGAAAGCCTTGGAAAGG GCAGAAGTTGGGAGGACCACCATTGTGGTGGCCCATAGACTGACGACGGTTAGAAACGCGGACGTAATATTCAGCATGGCGGACGGTCGGGTCCATGAGAGGGGCAGTCACAGAGAACTAATGGACAGGAAGGGACTCTACTACACCCTGGTCAACTTACAG TCCCAAACTAATGAAGAAACAGAGGAAg CTTCATTTTCATTGGATAAAACTCCCTCACCTCAAGTCAAAGACTCGTTCTTGGCCTGGGTGAGCTCAACTCAGG TGGCTGAAGAGTTGGAACATGAACTGTTTGAGGATGAAGAGGCGGATGAAAATGCTGCCCTCATGCATAAGGTCAAAGGTCATCATGCCACGCCCATTGCTAGGCAGATGTCTGCCATGAGCAGCCATAGTAATGATGTCATTGACGGCAAAGCAGAAACTGACGAA GAAGAGGCCGAGGCTGACATTCCCCTGGCCCCCCTCAGTAAGATCATGAAGATGAACTCACCCGAGTGGCTGTACATAACAGTGGGCAGTATCTGTTCCGTGATCGTCGGCGCAATACAACCCGCCTTTGCCTTCCTGATGGCTGAATTCTTGAAG GTGTTTTCCATGACCAAAGAGGAGCAGGACCGAGTGTCACTAATCTTAGTGGGCATCATCATGGGAATCGCTGTCTTCAATGCATTACTTCGACTCGTGCTG GGTATTTGCTTTGTAAAAGCTGGTTCAGATTTAACATTGAGGATGAGGAAACTAGCTTTCAAGTCAATCGTTTGGCAG GATATTAGTTTCTTTGACAACCACGAGAATCGAGTGGGGGCTCTGACAACAAGACTGGCCAGTGATGCGGCTCTTGTACAAGGG GCCACAGGTACAAAGATAGGACAGGTGCTCGAGTCCCTGGCGGTGCTGACCACTGCCCTCATTGTGGCGTTCATCTACAGCTGGAACCTGACCCTCGTCATACTTGCATTTATGCCCCTCATGATTGGTGTGGGTGTCGTCCAGTCTAGACTGGTGGCAGGGTTTGCCAAGGGGGACAAGAAAGCAATGGAAGAGGCGGGAAAG ATCTGCACAGAGGCTATAGATAACGTCAGGACTGTGGTATCCCTAACCAGGGAGAAGACTTTTGTTGACGAGTATTCCAACCATGTTGACAGTATTTACAG GTCTGGGATCAAGAGAGCTGCCCTGTATGGTGTTGTATTTGCTGTGTCTCAGTGCTTCATGTATTTCGCCTACGCTGCCTCGTTTACTTATGGTGCCTACTTAGTTACTCAGGGACTTGGATTCCAGGATGTGTTCAG AGTGTTTGGTGCAATCATATTCGGTGGAATGCATGTTGGACGCACAGGGTCCAGTGCGCCAGACTTCACAAAAGGAAGACGAGCAGCTAGTAGACTGTTCTCCCTCATAGAGAGGAAACCAGCCATTGATGCCAAGACAGAGGATGGTCAGAAACTG AAGTCCTTCACAGGAGCGGTAGAGTTCAAGGACGTTCGCTTCTCTTACCCCTCCCGACCGGACGTTGAGGTCCTAGGGGGCCTCAGTCTCTCTGTGAGCCCGGGGGAAACACTGGCCCTGGTGGGAACCAGTGGTTGTGGTAAAAGTACCACTGTTCAGATGATAGAGCGGTTCTACGACCCAAGTGGAGGCTCGGTG ATTGCTGATGGTGTTGACATAAAATCGCTCAACCTGACCTGGTTAAGATCTCACATTGGCATTGTGTCACAGGAACCCACCCTGTTTGACACCAGTATTGCAGAGAACATAGCATACGGGGATAACTCCCGAGAGGTTCTGATGGACGAAATAATTAGCGCAGCACGGAACGCTAACATTCATAACTTCATTGAGAGTTTACCTCAT GGATATGAGACAAATGTTGGAGAAAAAGGCACACAACTCTCTGGAGGACAGAAGCAGAGGATAGCGATCGCACGAGCACTGGTCACGAATCCCAGAGTTTTGCTGCTGGACGAAGCCACATCAGCCTTAGATACAGAAAGTGAAAGG ATTGTTCAGGATGCTTTGGACAACGCCCGACAGGGTCGTACGTGTGTGGTGATAGCTCACCGACTGTCCACCATTCAGAATGCCGATAGAATAGCCATCATACACAAGGGCCACGTAGTAGAACTAGGGACTCACTCGGAACTGTTGGCAAAGAAAGGCGTCTACTGGAAGTTATCTCAGCATAACGTCAAAAAGAGCTGA